The Phragmitibacter flavus genome contains a region encoding:
- the lexA gene encoding transcriptional repressor LexA: MLLTARQQELLVFLKGYQRRNGLMPSTRDIQQHFGFASQTAAMSHLRALERKGVIRRLAGKARAVVFPEDINRETVDIPIYGDIPAGFAADNPEIADGKLTIDTRSMGLNPGAKPFALRVRGDSMTGAHIQHGDFVILDQRPPKPRDVVAALIDGESTLKRYLVVDNRPFLHAENPNYPDLIPAQELSIQGVMVGLLRTSI, from the coding sequence ATGTTACTTACGGCGCGCCAACAGGAATTGCTGGTCTTTTTGAAAGGTTACCAGCGTCGCAATGGATTGATGCCTTCAACCAGGGACATCCAGCAGCACTTTGGCTTTGCCAGTCAAACCGCCGCCATGAGCCACCTGCGTGCCCTCGAGCGCAAAGGGGTGATCCGCCGTCTGGCGGGAAAAGCCCGCGCCGTCGTGTTTCCTGAAGACATCAATCGCGAAACCGTCGACATCCCCATTTATGGTGACATCCCCGCCGGATTCGCCGCCGACAACCCCGAAATCGCCGATGGCAAATTGACCATCGACACCCGCAGCATGGGTCTCAACCCTGGAGCCAAACCTTTTGCTCTACGCGTTCGCGGCGACTCAATGACAGGGGCTCACATCCAGCATGGCGATTTTGTCATTCTTGATCAACGCCCCCCCAAACCACGCGATGTCGTCGCCGCTCTCATTGATGGCGAAAGCACCCTGAAAAGATACCTGGTTGTCGACAACCGCCCGTTCCTGCACGCAGAGAATCCGAATTATCCCGACTTGATCCCCGCTCAAGAACTGAGCATTCAAGGAGTGATGGTCGGCCTGCTTCGCACTTCCATTTGA